One genomic region from Terriglobus aquaticus encodes:
- a CDS encoding YVTN family beta-propeller repeat protein has product MSQPAERQITPAALEIDGQARRLYAADAGGNRLLSLDLKTGQQTSVAVGQRPIGVAMDTVAHRGYVVNAGSGTVSVVDLQAERVVATVRTDIHPYAIAVDSRLHRVYVSNVFSNQLTMIDGATNQATVLKAGSQDALLADAQAHQVWLCSYESDHLALLDEANLAIRSIPSVNHVWALIPGLREGEIFAVSIGSDELLRILPGENAEKVKVGSMPDALAIDNDRHRIYVANYADNTVTVLDADTLKTVTTVPVGHTPQALAVDIVRQRAYVANTHDSTVSVLDTKDNRVIWTVPVAGVPYELKLDPESGDVFAATFGSVPFRRVVLEGK; this is encoded by the coding sequence GTGAGCCAGCCAGCAGAACGGCAGATTACACCGGCAGCCCTGGAGATAGACGGACAGGCTCGTCGTCTGTACGCCGCCGATGCCGGCGGCAATCGCTTGTTGAGTCTGGACTTGAAGACAGGCCAGCAGACTTCGGTTGCAGTCGGACAAAGGCCGATCGGTGTGGCCATGGACACTGTCGCGCACCGAGGCTACGTGGTCAACGCGGGGAGTGGAACCGTCAGCGTCGTAGATCTGCAGGCGGAGCGAGTCGTCGCCACAGTCCGGACAGACATCCATCCGTATGCAATCGCCGTCGACAGTCGTTTGCATCGTGTATACGTGAGCAACGTGTTCAGCAATCAGCTCACGATGATCGACGGAGCAACCAACCAAGCCACGGTCCTCAAGGCCGGTTCGCAGGATGCGCTGCTTGCGGATGCGCAGGCGCATCAAGTCTGGCTGTGCAGTTACGAAAGCGACCACCTTGCTCTGCTGGATGAGGCGAACCTGGCGATTCGGTCCATCCCTTCGGTGAACCACGTTTGGGCTTTGATACCCGGTTTGAGAGAGGGTGAAATCTTCGCTGTCTCAATCGGCAGTGATGAGCTGCTTCGGATCCTTCCCGGTGAAAACGCAGAGAAGGTCAAGGTCGGCAGCATGCCTGACGCGCTCGCGATCGACAACGATCGTCATCGCATTTACGTGGCGAACTACGCGGACAACACAGTGACTGTGCTGGATGCGGATACCCTGAAGACCGTCACGACTGTACCGGTGGGTCACACTCCGCAGGCGCTGGCCGTGGATATTGTTCGGCAACGCGCTTACGTGGCAAACACTCACGACAGTACCGTCTCCGTGTTGGATACCAAAGACAATCGCGTGATTTGGACCGTACCTGTCGCGGGAGTTCCGTACGAACTCAAACTTGATCCTGAGAGCGGTGACGTCTTTGCTGCAACGTTCGGCAGTGTCCCCTTTCGAAGGGTAGTGCTTGAAGGCAAGTGA
- a CDS encoding ThuA domain-containing protein → MLRPKITDDPASPPLSRRTRLLSFCFLLAFATLLGGTAIAQRAARPFRVVALAEKGGIHKPFVDAAKVWLAREARRDGFTVEYLENTNRINDRLLSHCDLFLQLNYPPYNWTTDAQNAFVRYIDEGKGGWIGFHHASLLGSFDGFSVWPWFQDFMGGILFKDYIRTFATATVHVEAPEHPVMRSVPSTFAVQNEEWYTWSQSPRTNVQVLARVDEDSYRPDTSIKMGDHPVIWTNPQKKARNVYFFMGHHPELFQNTAFTQMFHNAITWAAQK, encoded by the coding sequence ATGCTTCGGCCGAAGATCACTGACGATCCCGCATCGCCTCCGCTCTCACGACGCACGCGGCTTCTCTCTTTCTGTTTCCTGCTGGCATTCGCGACACTCCTGGGCGGAACAGCGATTGCGCAGCGGGCCGCGCGACCCTTTCGTGTCGTTGCACTGGCAGAAAAGGGTGGGATACACAAGCCGTTTGTCGATGCTGCAAAGGTGTGGCTAGCGCGCGAGGCGCGCCGCGACGGGTTCACGGTGGAATACCTGGAAAACACGAATCGCATCAACGATCGCCTGCTGAGTCACTGCGACTTGTTCCTGCAATTGAATTACCCGCCGTATAACTGGACAACAGACGCTCAGAACGCCTTTGTGCGCTACATCGACGAGGGCAAGGGCGGTTGGATCGGTTTTCATCATGCGAGCCTGCTGGGTAGCTTTGACGGCTTTTCGGTCTGGCCCTGGTTTCAGGATTTCATGGGCGGCATTCTCTTCAAGGATTACATCAGGACGTTTGCGACCGCGACCGTACACGTAGAAGCTCCCGAGCACCCCGTCATGCGTTCCGTTCCCAGCACGTTCGCTGTTCAGAATGAAGAATGGTACACCTGGTCGCAGAGTCCCAGAACCAATGTCCAAGTGCTTGCACGCGTGGATGAAGACAGCTATCGCCCTGACACCTCCATCAAAATGGGAGATCACCCGGTGATCTGGACCAACCCGCAGAAGAAGGCTCGCAATGTGTACTTCTTTATGGGGCATCATCCTGAGCTGTTTCAGAACACCGCGTTCACCCAGATGTTTCACAATGCAATCACATGGGCGGCTCAGAAATGA